A window of Ignavibacteriales bacterium contains these coding sequences:
- a CDS encoding nuclear transport factor 2 family protein produces MKHFKNFSITIVVIYMFLIQASPLAAQEWSSAQKEVWKNVEAYWALFAKGDFDGFQSYIHTDYRGWSNSSAMPTTKKSHGKFLEYSMENSKILVYDITPVAIQIYGNYAFVHYYFKMIEKENEGKTTSSSGRWTDILLKQGDKWLMIGDHGG; encoded by the coding sequence ATGAAACATTTTAAAAATTTTTCTATCACGATTGTAGTTATATACATGTTTTTGATTCAAGCATCGCCTCTCGCCGCGCAGGAATGGTCATCCGCACAAAAAGAGGTTTGGAAAAATGTAGAAGCCTATTGGGCACTTTTTGCTAAAGGCGATTTCGATGGATTTCAATCCTACATTCATACGGATTATCGCGGCTGGTCAAACAGCAGTGCCATGCCAACCACAAAAAAATCTCATGGAAAATTTCTTGAATACAGTATGGAGAATTCTAAAATTCTCGTTTACGATATCACACCGGTCGCAATTCAAATCTATGGCAATTATGCTTTCGTTCATTACTATTTTAAAATGATTGAAAAGGAGAATGAAGGTAAAACAACAAGCAGTTCAGGCCGGTGGACTGATATTTTATTGAAGCAAGGCGACAAGTGGCTGATGATTGGTGATCACGGCGGATAA
- a CDS encoding cytochrome c3 family protein, which translates to MRKRFFYLSIYAITILFLFGFVLSEKKGDKTKQGTKVDQCFACHKEIENLPKDFTENDIHRHANLSCSSCHGGDPNSDDQDIAMSPSKGFVGTPKRKDIPKFCGKCHSNINIMRVYQPRIATDQVEQYYTSVHGKKLLAGDENVAECSSCHTAHSILPAKDPRSSVYALNVPNTCNKCHGNSTLMKNYNIPVNQLEEYSKSVHGIALLKNKDISAPACNDCHGNHGATPPGLKSISHVCGTCHVSNMEFFNATRMAKAFEEQDFHGCEQCHGNHGVQKPNDEMIGVGKDSKCIDCHTEGDKGFAVSKKIYSSLTQLKNEYDAANAKYLEVRQKGMNDVEIGFQLQDAKQALIQSRTLIHTFDSAKVGDKTKEGIEFSNKASLLAQKEIDDYSTRRNGFAIATLAFLVFVIALYFKIKDKEKKAS; encoded by the coding sequence ATGAGAAAAAGATTTTTTTATTTATCAATATATGCAATAACAATCTTGTTCCTATTTGGTTTCGTTCTCAGTGAAAAGAAAGGCGACAAAACTAAACAAGGTACTAAAGTAGATCAATGTTTTGCATGCCATAAGGAAATAGAAAACCTACCCAAAGATTTTACTGAAAATGATATTCATCGCCACGCAAATCTTTCCTGTTCCTCATGCCATGGCGGGGATCCAAATAGTGATGATCAAGATATTGCAATGAGCCCATCGAAAGGTTTTGTTGGCACACCAAAAAGAAAAGACATTCCAAAATTTTGTGGAAAGTGTCATTCGAATATTAATATTATGAGAGTATATCAGCCGAGAATCGCTACAGATCAAGTTGAACAATATTACACAAGTGTTCACGGCAAAAAACTATTGGCTGGAGACGAGAATGTTGCCGAATGTTCCAGCTGCCACACAGCACATTCAATTCTTCCCGCAAAAGATCCGCGTTCATCCGTATATGCATTAAACGTTCCGAATACTTGTAACAAATGTCACGGTAATTCCACTCTGATGAAAAATTATAATATTCCTGTAAATCAGTTGGAAGAATATTCAAAAAGTGTACATGGTATTGCTTTGCTTAAAAATAAAGATATTAGTGCGCCGGCTTGTAATGATTGTCATGGTAATCATGGCGCTACTCCTCCTGGACTTAAATCTATCTCGCATGTATGCGGAACATGCCACGTTAGCAATATGGAATTTTTCAACGCCACAAGAATGGCAAAAGCATTTGAAGAACAAGATTTTCACGGATGTGAGCAATGCCATGGAAATCATGGTGTTCAAAAACCAAACGATGAAATGATTGGTGTAGGAAAAGATTCAAAGTGTATTGATTGCCATACTGAGGGCGATAAAGGTTTTGCAGTTTCTAAAAAAATATATTCATCACTTACTCAATTGAAAAATGAATACGATGCAGCTAACGCAAAATATTTGGAAGTTAGACAAAAAGGAATGAACGATGTAGAAATCGGGTTCCAGCTTCAAGATGCAAAACAGGCATTGATTCAATCCAGGACTTTGATTCATACTTTTGATTCAGCTAAGGTTGGCGATAAAACAAAAGAAGGAATTGAATTTTCAAATAAAGCGTCTCTGTTGGCTCAAAAAGAAATTGACGACTATTCTACTAGAAGAAATGGATTTGCTATAGCTACTTTAGCTTTTTTGGTTTTTGTTATTGCACTGTATTTTAAAATTAAGGATAAAGAGAAAAAAGCTTCATAA
- the radA gene encoding DNA repair protein RadA has translation MAKSRIKYICSSCGHESLRWLGKCPTCDSWNTFTEELIEEKKSGKKKYRGELNISKLNTITEQDEERIKTNIVEFDRVLGGGLMPGSVVLLGGDPGIGKSTLVMQAAAKINGEVLYVTGEESANQINLRAKRLKSHSEKISVLTETDLDIILNAIEKYAPDVVIVDSIQTTYKPDFDNPPGTITQIRECTSELMQLAKKKHCAIILVGHVTKDGAIAGPKVLEHIVDTVLQFEGERSYSYRILRAQKNRFGSTNEIGIFEMNDDGLHEVKNPSEIFLSEREKEITGSVVTSSIEGTRPILLEVQALVTPSSYGNPQRVATGFDYRRLSILLAVLEKRANLRLSAQNVFLNIAGGIRIDEPAVDLAVCCAIASNFTNKFANNDTVVIGEVGLGGEVRSVSNIDKRIQEAAKLGFKKVVIPSNNFKSIKIKNSIDIIPIENLPSAIKEILA, from the coding sequence ATGGCAAAGAGTAGAATAAAATATATTTGTTCAAGTTGCGGGCATGAATCATTAAGATGGCTTGGTAAATGTCCTACGTGCGATAGCTGGAATACATTTACAGAAGAATTGATCGAAGAAAAAAAATCTGGCAAAAAGAAATACAGAGGTGAATTAAATATTTCTAAATTGAACACAATCACTGAACAAGACGAAGAAAGAATAAAAACCAATATAGTTGAGTTTGACCGCGTACTTGGCGGCGGATTAATGCCCGGTTCTGTTGTATTGCTCGGAGGTGATCCGGGTATTGGTAAATCAACCTTAGTTATGCAGGCAGCGGCAAAAATTAACGGCGAAGTTTTATATGTAACCGGTGAAGAATCTGCAAATCAAATCAATCTCCGCGCAAAAAGATTAAAATCACACTCAGAAAAAATTTCTGTCCTAACGGAAACAGACCTTGATATTATATTGAATGCAATTGAAAAATATGCACCGGATGTCGTGATAGTTGATTCAATACAAACAACATATAAACCGGATTTTGATAATCCTCCAGGGACCATTACACAAATCCGTGAATGTACTTCCGAGTTGATGCAGCTTGCTAAGAAAAAACATTGTGCGATAATACTTGTCGGACATGTTACGAAAGATGGCGCGATTGCAGGACCAAAAGTTCTTGAACATATTGTTGATACTGTTTTACAATTTGAAGGAGAAAGAAGTTATTCGTACAGAATATTGCGTGCACAGAAAAATCGTTTCGGCAGTACAAATGAGATTGGCATTTTTGAAATGAATGATGACGGATTGCATGAAGTTAAAAATCCGAGCGAAATATTTTTAAGCGAGCGCGAAAAAGAAATTACCGGTTCAGTTGTAACTTCCAGTATTGAAGGCACACGTCCAATCCTTCTTGAGGTGCAGGCATTAGTTACACCTTCTTCGTATGGAAATCCTCAGCGAGTTGCAACGGGATTTGATTACCGCAGACTTTCAATTCTTCTAGCTGTACTAGAAAAAAGAGCTAACCTTCGGTTATCGGCTCAAAATGTTTTTCTAAATATTGCTGGTGGAATTAGGATTGATGAACCGGCTGTTGACCTTGCTGTATGCTGTGCAATCGCATCAAACTTTACTAATAAGTTTGCAAATAATGATACGGTTGTTATTGGTGAGGTCGGCCTTGGCGGTGAAGTAAGAAGCGTAAGTAATATTGATAAGAGAATTCAAGAAGCCGCAAAACTTGGTTTTAAAAAAGTTGTTATTCCCTCAAATAATTTTAAATCCATTAAGATTAAAAACTCGATAGATATTATACCGATTGAAAATCTTCCTTCTGCAATAAAAGAAATTCTTGCTTAA
- a CDS encoding aminotransferase class IV yields the protein MSRLIESIKVYNKRLYNIEYHNVRMNNSRAELLNAKDQIDLSQIILLPDDLSNELYKCRVIYSQEIISVDFQKYNKEKINCLQIVHDNEITYSLKFENRTIFEDHLTKSKADEILIIKNGFVTDTSFSNVVFFDGTKYFTPSSPLLKGTKRAKLIANGIIQEEEIRLNDIQKFKFVYLINAFLDLSEENKIPIEKIIRIEKTPTRSGSLII from the coding sequence ATGTCCCGATTAATTGAAAGTATAAAAGTATATAACAAGAGATTGTATAATATCGAATACCATAATGTTCGGATGAATAACTCACGTGCTGAACTCTTGAATGCAAAAGATCAAATTGATCTTAGCCAGATCATTTTATTACCGGATGATTTATCAAATGAACTTTACAAATGCCGTGTTATTTATTCCCAAGAAATTATTAGCGTAGACTTTCAGAAATACAACAAGGAAAAAATAAATTGCTTACAAATTGTACATGATAATGAAATTACTTATTCCCTTAAATTTGAAAACAGAACCATATTTGAAGATCATCTTACAAAATCTAAAGCTGATGAAATATTAATTATCAAAAACGGATTTGTAACTGATACGAGTTTTTCAAATGTTGTTTTTTTTGACGGAACAAAATATTTCACGCCTTCATCACCTCTACTAAAAGGAACTAAAAGAGCAAAGCTTATTGCTAATGGCATTATTCAAGAAGAAGAGATTAGATTAAATGATATTCAAAAGTTCAAGTTTGTTTATTTGATTAATGCTTTCCTGGATTTAAGCGAAGAGAATAAAATTCCAATAGAAAAAATAATTAGGATAGAAAAAACCCCGACTAGGTCGGGGTCTTTAATTATATAA
- a CDS encoding ABC transporter ATP-binding protein, which translates to MIEINNLHKSFGSNHVLRGINLNIKEGESLAVIGRSGCGKSVLLKHIVGLLFPDEGFIKFEGKIVNELDRKELYEVRRRFGYLFQGGALFDSMSVEENVALALVENNFGYSKEKIQTIVAEKLELVGLPGTQKFKPSELSGGMKKRVGLARALVTNPDYILYDEPTTGLDPIMSDSIDELIKSLNEKLNVTSIIVTHDMFSVKNTADVIAMMHEGKIYFTGTYEEVLNSKDHVIQKFIQRTGL; encoded by the coding sequence ATGATAGAAATTAACAATCTTCACAAAAGTTTTGGAAGCAATCACGTTTTACGCGGGATCAATCTAAATATTAAAGAGGGGGAATCACTTGCCGTAATTGGTAGAAGCGGTTGCGGAAAAAGTGTTCTCTTAAAACATATTGTTGGTCTATTATTTCCTGATGAAGGATTTATAAAATTTGAAGGTAAGATTGTTAATGAACTGGATCGAAAAGAACTTTATGAAGTTCGCCGCCGGTTTGGATATTTGTTTCAAGGCGGTGCTCTTTTTGATTCTATGTCCGTTGAAGAAAATGTTGCTCTTGCTTTAGTCGAGAATAATTTTGGTTATTCAAAAGAAAAAATTCAAACAATAGTTGCAGAAAAACTTGAGCTTGTTGGTTTACCCGGGACACAAAAATTTAAACCCTCGGAGCTTTCCGGCGGAATGAAAAAACGTGTCGGACTTGCACGCGCATTAGTAACAAACCCGGATTATATTTTGTATGATGAACCCACAACAGGACTTGACCCGATAATGTCTGATTCCATAGATGAGCTGATCAAATCATTAAATGAGAAACTTAATGTTACTTCAATTATTGTAACACATGATATGTTTAGCGTAAAGAACACCGCGGATGTAATTGCAATGATGCACGAAGGGAAAATTTATTTTACCGGAACGTATGAGGAAGTACTAAACAGTAAAGATCATGTAATACAAAAATTCATTCAGCGTACAGGATTGTAA
- a CDS encoding NapC/NirT family cytochrome c: MKLKLPHSTQNWVSLIGATIALISLFMIIFLFVITFTSGGGTYLGLVVYIILPGFLAFGLILIPTGMFLKVRRDRKKHLLPPTQWPQVNLNDIHHRHAFFIFAIGTTIFLFLTAFGSYEAFHYTESVEFCGKLCHSVMQPEYTAYQNSPHAKVACVACHVGEGADWYVRSKLSGLYQVYAVTLGTVPRPIETPISNLRPARETCEQCHWPQKFYSRKLVTQKHYLADEKNTEWDVTLTMKIGAPLSALGLQEGIHWHINPNVRIEYKSSDEKRDKIPWVRYTNLKTGEVFIYQDKNESAGTKALDTMATRVMDCMDCHNRPSHNYQPPAFFINNAITAGSIPKELPSIKSKAMDILGTDYSTTDTAMIVIKNKINSFYKEKYPEIYANKKYLIDRAVSGIQEAYKKNIFPEMKVKWSVYPNNIGHMEFMGCFRCHNDNHAAPQGRLIKKDCNLCHSINAQGPPDKLELSSVNSFLQFKHPGEEAGDSWKEMSCAECHTGLNP; this comes from the coding sequence ATGAAATTAAAATTACCTCATTCAACTCAGAACTGGGTTTCTCTTATTGGCGCAACTATTGCATTGATCAGTCTTTTTATGATAATCTTTTTATTTGTAATAACCTTCACATCCGGAGGAGGAACTTACTTAGGATTGGTAGTATATATTATTCTTCCGGGATTTTTGGCTTTTGGACTGATACTAATTCCAACTGGAATGTTCTTGAAAGTTCGACGTGATAGAAAAAAACATCTTCTTCCTCCTACTCAATGGCCGCAAGTTAATTTAAATGATATTCACCACAGACATGCATTCTTCATCTTTGCAATAGGAACAACAATTTTTCTTTTTCTTACTGCTTTTGGCAGTTATGAAGCGTTTCATTACACAGAGTCGGTTGAGTTTTGCGGTAAACTTTGTCACAGTGTTATGCAGCCTGAATATACCGCATATCAAAATTCTCCCCATGCTAAAGTCGCTTGCGTTGCCTGTCATGTTGGTGAGGGTGCCGATTGGTATGTGAGATCCAAACTTTCCGGTTTATATCAAGTATATGCCGTTACGTTAGGCACTGTTCCAAGACCGATAGAAACTCCAATATCAAATTTACGCCCGGCACGCGAAACATGTGAACAATGCCATTGGCCTCAAAAATTTTATTCAAGAAAACTAGTAACACAAAAACATTATCTAGCAGATGAAAAAAATACTGAGTGGGATGTTACGTTAACAATGAAGATCGGTGCGCCGTTAAGCGCTTTAGGTCTGCAAGAAGGAATTCACTGGCACATAAATCCAAATGTGAGAATCGAATATAAATCTTCAGATGAAAAGAGAGATAAAATTCCTTGGGTTAGATATACCAACTTAAAAACTGGTGAAGTTTTTATTTATCAAGATAAGAATGAAAGCGCAGGTACGAAAGCACTTGATACGATGGCAACTCGCGTAATGGATTGTATGGATTGCCATAACCGCCCATCTCATAATTATCAACCGCCCGCATTTTTTATTAACAATGCAATCACTGCCGGGTCTATTCCGAAAGAACTTCCTTCGATCAAATCTAAAGCAATGGATATTTTAGGTACCGATTATTCAACAACTGATACAGCAATGATTGTTATTAAGAACAAGATCAATTCATTTTATAAAGAAAAATATCCGGAGATTTACGCCAATAAAAAATATTTGATTGATAGAGCTGTAAGCGGAATTCAAGAAGCATATAAGAAAAATATTTTTCCCGAAATGAAAGTTAAGTGGAGTGTTTACCCGAATAATATCGGGCACATGGAATTTATGGGATGCTTCCGGTGTCATAATGATAATCACGCGGCTCCGCAAGGTAGATTGATAAAGAAAGATTGCAATCTTTGTCATAGTATAAATGCACAGGGACCACCGGATAAACTAGAACTTTCTTCTGTTAATTCTTTCCTACAATTCAAACATCCCGGCGAAGAAGCTGGAGATTCTTGGAAAGAAATGTCTTGTGCCGAGTGCCATACCGGGTTGAATCCGTAA
- a CDS encoding C4-type zinc ribbon domain-containing protein, which translates to MIEKLSVLYELQLIDNQLDELEELRGDLPAAVNDLKFQINTIDEQIETKEAEKKGSINKRKQNDEDVDRIKANLKKFKSQLYQVRNNKEYDALTKEIDHSEAQITKFEAESSALEDLVQKLKKEISEVEPQLDTLSKDLKEKETELKQIIKANEREEARLKDKRDKVATKVRKPDYNTYSRIRKALGGKAVVTIIRAACSGCHNVVPPQRQLEIKSSKRLFSCESCGRILVSPDVAAEVEKKIKF; encoded by the coding sequence TTGATAGAAAAGCTCTCGGTTCTCTACGAACTTCAATTGATCGATAACCAACTCGATGAACTTGAAGAATTGCGCGGTGACCTTCCCGCAGCAGTTAATGATCTGAAATTTCAGATCAATACTATTGATGAGCAAATTGAAACTAAAGAAGCTGAAAAGAAAGGCTCTATCAATAAACGCAAACAGAATGATGAAGATGTTGACCGGATTAAAGCCAATCTTAAAAAGTTCAAATCCCAGCTTTACCAGGTCCGCAATAACAAAGAGTATGACGCTCTTACAAAAGAAATTGATCATAGCGAGGCACAAATTACAAAATTTGAGGCGGAAAGTTCTGCGCTTGAAGATCTTGTTCAGAAATTGAAAAAAGAAATTAGTGAAGTTGAACCGCAGCTCGATACTCTTTCAAAAGATTTGAAGGAGAAAGAAACGGAACTAAAACAAATCATCAAAGCTAATGAACGCGAAGAAGCTCGGTTAAAAGATAAACGCGATAAGGTTGCAACAAAAGTCCGCAAACCAGATTACAATACATACAGCAGAATCCGTAAAGCTCTTGGCGGAAAAGCTGTAGTTACAATTATAAGAGCAGCGTGTTCCGGGTGTCATAATGTGGTACCCCCGCAGCGACAGCTTGAGATCAAATCGAGCAAGAGATTATTTTCTTGTGAATCATGCGGCAGAATATTAGTATCACCCGATGTTGCTGCTGAAGTTGAAAAGAAAATTAAGTTTTAG
- a CDS encoding aminodeoxychorismate/anthranilate synthase component II, producing MNSKILIIDNYDSFTFNLRQIVEEFHYDYTIIKNDELTLDEIDKFSKILISPGPGIPAQAGLVKEVIKQFASSKSILGICLGHQAIAEVFGGKLYNFSDVCHGISTNVKVIDSDDYLFSSIPQNFDAGLYHSWAVSKNNFPDCLKITSVSKDDVIMSLSHIEYDVRGVQFHPESIMTKYGGQLIQNWLQR from the coding sequence ATGAATAGCAAAATATTAATAATAGATAATTACGATTCCTTCACATTTAATTTAAGACAAATCGTTGAAGAATTTCATTACGATTATACTATTATTAAAAATGACGAACTTACTCTAGATGAGATAGATAAATTTTCAAAAATATTAATCTCACCCGGACCAGGAATTCCCGCACAAGCCGGACTTGTGAAAGAAGTTATCAAACAATTTGCTTCTTCAAAAAGCATTTTGGGAATTTGTCTCGGTCATCAAGCAATAGCTGAGGTATTCGGCGGAAAACTTTATAACTTTTCAGATGTCTGCCACGGCATTTCAACTAATGTAAAAGTAATTGATTCGGATGATTACTTATTCAGTAGTATTCCGCAAAATTTTGATGCCGGATTGTACCATTCATGGGCTGTCTCTAAAAATAATTTCCCGGATTGCTTAAAAATCACTTCGGTCAGTAAAGATGATGTAATTATGTCCCTCTCACACATTGAATATGATGTTAGGGGTGTTCAATTCCATCCTGAATCGATTATGACGAAATACGGCGGACAACTAATACAGAACTGGTTACAGCGTTGA
- a CDS encoding cytochrome b N-terminal domain-containing protein translates to MMKKIGSKLIDWIDERYDLTPVRNLLLHKKVPEHRHSIWYYMGGVTLFLFLVQLFTGILLLLYYRPGEDSAYESVRFIVTEVKFGWLIRNVHSWSANLLVLFAFIHMFSVFFSKAYVKPRELTWITGFIILVLTLAFGFSGYLLPWNELAFFATKVGTDIVGVVPVIGEPLKIFLRGGEEVTGATLSRFFGIHVAILPAIFTLFLVMHLLFIQRQGMHEPEHFKNLPEEKKKYIPFFPDFALKDLLLWVIVFNVLIFLALYSPWELGNKADAFASAPSGIRPEWYFMFMFQSLKLLPAHILFLEGELLGVLFFGVAGFVWMLIPYIKVKHKPNWKIQPLTLIGIIIVAFIVIMTVLGYIL, encoded by the coding sequence ATGATGAAGAAAATCGGATCAAAATTAATTGATTGGATAGATGAACGGTATGATCTAACTCCGGTACGCAATTTACTTCTACACAAAAAAGTTCCGGAACATAGACACTCTATTTGGTATTATATGGGAGGTGTAACACTCTTCCTGTTTTTAGTTCAGCTATTTACAGGGATACTTCTTCTCTTATACTATAGACCCGGTGAAGACAGCGCTTATGAAAGCGTTCGCTTCATAGTTACCGAAGTTAAGTTCGGTTGGTTAATAAGAAATGTTCATAGTTGGTCTGCTAATCTTTTAGTCCTATTCGCGTTCATTCATATGTTCAGTGTATTCTTTTCAAAGGCATATGTAAAACCAAGAGAGTTAACATGGATTACCGGTTTTATTATTTTGGTTCTTACACTCGCATTCGGATTTAGCGGTTATTTATTACCATGGAATGAATTAGCATTTTTTGCAACGAAGGTTGGAACAGATATCGTTGGAGTAGTTCCTGTAATTGGAGAGCCGTTGAAGATATTTTTACGAGGTGGCGAAGAGGTAACTGGTGCAACACTTTCAAGATTCTTTGGAATTCATGTTGCGATTCTTCCCGCCATCTTTACGTTATTTTTAGTTATGCACTTATTGTTTATTCAACGGCAAGGTATGCATGAACCTGAACATTTTAAGAATCTACCCGAAGAAAAGAAAAAATATATTCCGTTTTTCCCGGATTTTGCTTTGAAGGATCTGTTACTATGGGTTATTGTTTTTAATGTTCTGATTTTTTTAGCACTCTATTCTCCGTGGGAATTGGGAAACAAAGCAGATGCGTTTGCTTCGGCTCCTTCTGGAATTAGACCTGAATGGTATTTTATGTTCATGTTCCAATCGTTAAAACTTCTTCCCGCTCATATTTTATTCCTGGAAGGTGAATTGCTCGGTGTATTGTTCTTTGGTGTTGCCGGTTTTGTCTGGATGTTAATTCCTTACATAAAAGTGAAACACAAACCTAATTGGAAAATTCAACCATTAACCTTAATCGGAATTATTATTGTTGCGTTTATCGTGATAATGACAGTCTTAGGTTACATATTATAG
- a CDS encoding aminodeoxychorismate synthase component I — MNINKSLALETMNEYGKNKIPFLFIIDFDMLEPQIIKLNEINPLEILFNINGRKNYEVTLLPDKNIQFEKYPVPFETYKKSFDKVLKQIRDGNTYLLNLTFPTEIKTNLTLKEMFLLSNAKYKLFYKNKFIVFSPESFIRIEGNTISSYPMKGTIDSSIPNAEEIILSDKKETAEHNTIIDLIRNDLSIISSNVQVEKYRYVEKIVTNDKSLLQVSSKITGTLKEHYNTKIGEMIFTLLPAGSISGAPKKKTVEIIREAEIYSRGFYTGIFGYYDGSVLDSAVMIRFIEREDEKYFYKSGGGITFLSDAKSEYQELIDKVYVPIN; from the coding sequence ATGAACATTAATAAATCACTTGCACTAGAAACAATGAATGAATATGGGAAGAATAAAATTCCTTTTCTATTCATTATTGATTTTGATATGCTTGAACCGCAAATCATTAAACTGAATGAAATAAATCCATTGGAGATTCTCTTCAATATTAACGGGAGAAAAAATTACGAAGTAACATTACTCCCGGACAAAAATATTCAATTTGAAAAATATCCAGTTCCGTTCGAAACTTACAAAAAATCGTTTGACAAAGTATTAAAACAAATTCGAGACGGCAACACCTATCTTCTCAACCTAACTTTTCCGACCGAGATAAAAACGAATCTTACACTGAAAGAGATGTTTTTGTTAAGTAACGCAAAATATAAATTGTTTTATAAAAACAAATTCATTGTATTCTCACCGGAATCGTTTATAAGAATAGAAGGAAACACTATTTCATCATATCCCATGAAAGGAACTATAGATAGTTCGATTCCTAATGCTGAAGAAATTATTCTTAGCGATAAAAAAGAAACGGCAGAACATAATACAATTATTGATTTGATAAGGAACGATTTAAGTATAATCTCAAGTAATGTGCAAGTTGAGAAATACCGGTATGTCGAAAAAATAGTTACGAATGATAAATCATTATTGCAGGTAAGTTCAAAAATAACTGGAACACTAAAAGAACATTACAACACTAAAATAGGCGAAATGATATTTACTTTACTTCCCGCAGGTTCTATTAGCGGTGCCCCAAAGAAAAAAACTGTTGAGATAATAAGAGAAGCGGAAATATATTCAAGAGGTTTCTACACCGGTATTTTTGGGTACTATGACGGTTCGGTTCTAGATAGCGCTGTTATGATACGATTCATTGAAAGGGAAGATGAAAAATATTTCTACAAGAGCGGTGGGGGAATTACTTTTTTGAGTGATGCTAAATCTGAATACCAAGAATTAATAGATAAAGTTTATGTCCCGATTAATTGA
- a CDS encoding Nif3-like dinuclear metal center hexameric protein — protein MTKYLDDWAPPGAAWEKDNVGLQIGSRRQKIKSIMLCLELNDEVLKESLQKKCNFIFTHHPLIFKPIKKLDTENNSLAELIEKLFKHNISVYSAHTNFDSIKDGVSFELAKVLKLKNIRFLQNEENNQFKVVTFIPATSLDKISEAIFSAGGGIIGEYENCSFRSSGEGTFKGSPKSNPQVGKKNRFENVNEIRLEVIVDSWKLNKVISAILKTHPYEEPAYDIYSLKNKNVNYGTGAIGELEEGMNENKFLSFVSKSLKTKVLKYCEGTGKAIKKVAVCGGSGSELLIKTISEGADAFVTADIKYHTYQEAERKILLIDAGHYETEIISLKAAQQVINSFIPKSNGIKILKYSGSTNPVKFYKQ, from the coding sequence TTGACAAAATATCTGGATGATTGGGCACCGCCTGGAGCCGCTTGGGAGAAGGACAACGTTGGACTTCAAATTGGCTCAAGGAGGCAAAAAATCAAAAGCATCATGCTCTGTCTTGAGCTTAATGATGAAGTCCTAAAAGAATCCCTTCAAAAAAAATGTAACTTTATATTTACCCACCATCCTCTCATATTCAAACCAATAAAAAAATTAGATACTGAAAATAATTCTTTAGCAGAACTGATTGAAAAATTGTTCAAGCATAACATCAGCGTTTATTCTGCCCACACAAACTTCGATTCCATAAAAGACGGTGTATCATTCGAACTTGCTAAAGTTTTAAAATTAAAGAATATTCGATTCCTACAAAATGAAGAGAACAATCAATTCAAAGTAGTTACATTTATTCCTGCAACGAGCTTAGATAAAATTTCTGAAGCAATATTTTCGGCAGGTGGAGGAATAATCGGCGAGTATGAAAATTGCAGCTTTAGATCTTCCGGAGAAGGAACATTTAAGGGATCTCCTAAATCTAATCCACAAGTCGGGAAGAAAAATCGTTTTGAAAATGTGAATGAAATTCGACTGGAAGTTATAGTAGATTCTTGGAAATTAAATAAAGTGATTTCTGCAATTTTAAAAACTCATCCTTATGAGGAACCAGCATATGATATTTATTCTCTAAAAAATAAAAATGTAAATTATGGCACCGGTGCAATCGGTGAACTTGAAGAAGGAATGAATGAAAATAAATTTTTATCGTTCGTTTCAAAATCGTTAAAAACAAAAGTATTGAAATATTGCGAAGGAACGGGGAAAGCAATTAAAAAAGTTGCCGTCTGCGGTGGATCTGGTTCCGAACTATTGATAAAAACTATTTCAGAAGGAGCGGATGCTTTTGTAACTGCAGATATAAAATATCATACTTATCAAGAAGCCGAAAGAAAAATTTTGTTGATTGATGCCGGTCATTATGAAACTGAAATTATTTCACTAAAAGCTGCTCAACAAGTAATTAATAGTTTTATTCCAAAAAGCAACGGTATAAAAATTTTAAAATATTCGGGCAGTACCAACCCGGTCAAATTTTATAAACAATAA